The genomic DNA TTTAGTTTCCTCTTCTCTTCAGGAAGCTCAAGCTCAAGCAGAGTATCTACATACGACTGTACGTAATCTTTAGAACGATCAATCATCTTTCTCCTGGAACGAATCAGAGGAAGCAACACGTCCTTGTGTTCTCTCCTGATCTGATGAAACTCTTCCCATCTCTTCCTCAGAAACAGTTTGGTGAAACTAGGGAAGACGTTGAGGATGTTGAATCTTGAAAACGTGAGGAGCTCTCTTCTTTGAACGAACTCGACTCGTTTGATCTGTTCTTCCTCAAGCTTATCACCGAAACACATGAGAACAAGAAGCGAGAACATTGCGTAACGGAGATGATCAACGACGACGATAGGTTTCTCTTCTTCGCCGTGACTACGAATCCGGTCGCAGAGGTTTCCAAGAACAGAGCGACGAGCGTTGGAATAAGGTTTGACGCGAGATGGGTTAAGAATCTCAGAGGTTAGGTTACGACGGAGAAGTCTCCACGTGGCTCCGTATGTACCTGAGCTGATGGTGTGTTGGTTGCTAGTAATGATCTTTCCGGTTGGAAGCGCCGGTGGACGATCGGAGAAGACAGCGCCGTGTAAAACGAGTGCCTTGTGAGTTAAGGAACGATCAGAGACGAAGATTGCTGGGACGGAGAAGATGCGGAGGGAGATGATGGGACCGAGACGGTGGTGGATGGAACGGAGATAGGAGTTTAAACCACCTAAGCCTTTACGGAGCCACTGGAAGGGACCAAGGATTGGGAACAAGTTAGGGTTAGGAGGTAGAGGAAGAGAGTTGGTGGTGGTGCGACGgaggaagagatggagaagGAAGCAGAGTGTGAGAGAGACGAAGATTATGAGAAACCATGTCgccattttcttgttttttttttttaatgcttttagggttcttcttgTTGAAATCCTATATATAGCAAAAATTTCAGGTAACAATTTGTTATCGTGATGGTCaagtatatattgttatttatttatttttaaaaattacttggGGATCTTATTGGAAGacagaaaaatcaatttagaAATAAGTTGGATAATTGAAGATAAATATCCGATTTGTATGGTTCTTGGGCACTACGTCTAGCTCGTGGAGAAAGCTATACGATCTCTTTACTACGTTTAGCTTTACTCCAAACAACTACTACACAGTacaaacattaatttttgtgaCATCATCGAGTttattttcccttttatttattaagataAGTTGAATTATGATGTTATTGTTACCAACCagtgaaaagaaaacaaggttTCAATTCGTACAAAGTAGATAAATctgcaaaaattcaaaaaaataaatccacTTGAGAAATATGTAGATTAACTCAAGATGCTTTTTCAAATCTGGCTTACAATACGAAACGATGTCGCTAGTAATACAACACAACTAACACCACACAAAAATAAAGTCATATTTTCTAACGTTTCAAAATTGCGGTTTGTTTGCAAATAGTTTATGCTTCAGAGAGACCGTTTCTGGTCTTTAGACCAAACAGATTCTTCAGCAAATCCGCAGTGTTTGGAGGTATCTTTGCTGGTCGTGGTGCCATGAAGTTGACAATCTTCTCATGAACATTGTACCTGTTTCgtttttttacacaaaaatgATTCAAAAGAGAGAATTTGGGAATGAAAACAGGCTTGAAAACTAAGTGTGTTGTATTTTATACCTGATCTTTCTGCTCTTAGAGGCACGACGATCCACAACTTTCCTTTTCTTCGTCTGAAACTTCTTCATCGCGTAGTACGCCGCTTCTGCCAAAGGCAAAATAGAGATTTCAGTATATACCAAAGCCTTTACGGGAAACCACAACTACAAATCAGGTTTCAACACAAGCAAAGCCTTTACGAGAAACCAAACTACAAATCAAGTTTCAACACGAGCAAAGACTCCAGTTGTTGGATATAACAATCTAATGATTCCAAGATGTATACCCGAGGAAGCTGGATCGATGGTCTCAATGAACTCCTTCAGTAACTGCTGATAGAATTCAGCATCTTCTATAAGTTCAGGGTCTCCTTCAAGTTGTCTTTCCTGCACAAGAAAGAGTAAACATGTTAGATAATTGGCCTAATAAAGATAATTGACTTGGTTAGAGAAAATTATCACTCTACCTCTTGATTTGGTTCCATGGATTCCCCAGGGACCTGTGGATGGAAATTTCAAGATTATAACTTACTGAAGAGAAGCTGATCTAGGATGCTTttcttattaaagaaaaaacttacaGTTCCAAAAACAGCAACAGTCGATCTTGACTGTTGCATTTGTTTGATCATTCTACTTGGATCCCTCATGTATGAAGCAACCTGTTCACTAACATTctgtttttttatagaaaaaatagtCAAGTTAGATTCCTGATTGATCCGCAGATCTATAAGAGCAAAAACGTTTATGAGGCTTGTTGTCTACCTGGTTAAAGGCGTGGAGCTTTCCTTTAATAGCAGCTGCACCGCTTGTGACTTGTGTTCTTCTCTGCCATTTGTCCACAGCTTTGTTTCGGAATACAGACATTCTACATAGCAAAGACCAAATTTGTGTTAgcaatgaaaatataaatcataacGAGACTGATTTCCGAATGAAGTCAATCAAGTTTTTACTAAATCGAAATCTTTGCTTGGACAGAAGAACTTTTAAGTTGTACAGTTTGGCTTGAATACCTTTTCTGTAAGTCAGCTATTTGTTGCCATTCATCGCTATCTTCTGCATCTGATTTACTGGATTCTGCACTAGCTGTTCCTGACCAGATAGAAAACAGCGATGTTATAATCGACCCTTTCTTATACtgataataattatgttttctgTAAAATAAGGCATACTATTCACTTGTTGTAGATCAACCGAGGGGTTCTTCTCAAGCAAAGCctgcaaaaataattatttgaataaaaagaGTAACCAAAGGTAGCAGAGAGACAAAACACTAAGTGACAGTAAACAGTTACTGAATCAAGACTACGCATACATACCTCTTGCAACTCCAAGAGAGAATCTAATGTCTTCTTAGATGAAGCAACTAGATCTGTATATGCTGCCGAGACATTCTCATCTTCCGAACAATATGACGATCTCACAGGCTCCTGAAGAGGATTACCTTCTGTCATAAGCATGATGAAACAAACAATCATAAatagaagaggagaagagaataGCGTACCTGTGGCAATCTGTTTGAACTATTAAATGCTTTCTGAAGTAAGAATCTGAACTCCAGAGTTTTATCCCAAAGAGCCTTCACATAGAgcacaaagaaatgaaaatgaatTGTCTTAAACATAAATTCGCTCTAGATTAAAATATACATCTGCAATTGCATGCATTTGGTTTCTAGTAGACTACTTCACAAACTGTAGAAAAATGCCATACCTTCTGGTTCTTCACCGCTTGACCTTTAACAGCATCCTCACCCTTATCACGCTTCAGATTCCTCAATATATCCCTGTACCATGAAAAAGTTATTAAACAAAGAACATTCTTTTTGGCTCTCATTAgctcatttttatattaaactgTGCACCACGATTAAGAGAGAGAGTATATGACATAAACCTTCAACAAAAAAGTCAGTTAAATAAATCCAATTGCTTGAATGAATTTGAACCTACTTCTAAATGTAGCCAACACTCTTTGATAAGACTATCTACCATTTCTAGAAACAAATAGAAGAATTCACTGTGACAGTCTTGAGAAAATAATAGTTCAAATGGAATCTTACTGTTCTTGTGAACGAAGCTCCTTGTACTCTTTCTCAAGCTCTTCCATCTCAGCATCTTTATTGTCATCACTACCTTCATCACCACTCTCACTTTCTTTATCATTTCCATCTTCAAATTCCTCGCTTTCTCCATCCTCGTCTTCCTTGTTATCTCCTTCGTCATCATCTTCCTCGCTATCTCCTTCGTCATCATCCTCACTATCTCCCTCATTATCTTCCTCGCTATCTACTTCATCATCCTCTATCTCATCAGATAATTCATAATCTTCACTCACGCTTTTGACCTGTCATAGAATCCcccaaacaaataaattcaCCTACACAGCCATCTAAATAACATAAACCAGACGAAAGCAACAAACTGTTATACCTTAACGTTTTCTTCGTCGCTTATGTCTTCCGATTCACTATCATTATTAAGTCTTGCTCTTTTAGACCTCTTTGATCCCCCAGCCATTTTAAACACTCTTAATGCTGCAATAACGAAAAACTAAATCAATTTAGGGAGGAGAAACTGTTATACAGATGCAAACAAAAATAGCTCATGAAgcaaaaaaacgaaaatgaaataaacaaagaaggacCCAAAGATAGAGACAATAACCGAGTCTCAGAAAAGTGGATCAGTCAAGGAGGTCTTTGATCAGTGCAGGGACTTATGAGGGCAACTAATTGATGATAAGAAGCAGGAGGAAACTAATGTATATAGGGAGGAACTCTAGGTCGGCAATCAATAGTAGAAAGCAACCCCAAGCCTTTAAAAATCGACCCATCAGATTGAACACAAACAGAGCACATGGTGCAGTGATGAAATCCAATCAGGTTCATTGTTGGAGAGTTTGCGGAGCCACATATGCCATAGCTCAAGGCATGGACAAGGGCGCTCTCCTATAAAAATTTGTCTCCTCCGAAACTAAATTAAACATCAAAAAGCCACACACTTTACTCATAACCTGCTCAGACCTTTTACTTCTATCATTCCATCATCTCCACCACAATgtcacaaacatatatatcattctagagctaacaaatatttaaaaagcaATAAACTTTCGAATCGACCCAGGAGGAGAAACGATTATACAgatgcaaacaaacaaaaacggaTATAATTTGAGCAGATACGAGAGAGAAAGCAGACaactttgaaaattaaaaaaggaatcATAAAAGCAGAGGAACTAACCTGAAAGCTCTGTAGAAACTGAGACGCAAAGAGGAGAATATATCTTCGACTTAAAGCTGTAAATGAGCAGAGGGAGAggttgagaagaaagaagaaaactcaactGAACTAActatgaaaaaagaaattgaaacccTAGATGTTTTCTCTTTAACCACGAAGACGAAGGTAAAGACTAAACAGAGGAATCCGCAGTATTTCTGGGAAATACTAATCTTTAATGGGCTTCGAGCCCACGTCGAGTCcaatgtttttatctaacaatatCAAtcgaattattattttataatacatgtttattatttatttattttgtttgtcaaaaaatacatgtttattttcttcatttcttttttttttgtcgacaagTATATTTTCTTCATTATGATTAATGTGTTATAAAATTCTATATAATCACGAATTATAcggattttgttttagttgtacAAACAATTAGATATTGACATTatcaacaataaaacaaatatttaattattctataatcATATTTTGGTGGACTCCTTCGCTGAGAAGTCTCTATATATAAGAGTAGAGCAATCGTCTTCTCTCGTTGTCGCATAGCTTAGTTCTGTTGTCTTCTTCACTACTAAAATAATTCATACTCTGTTCTTGAGCCCTAATCTCTGCTCTTctgcttctctttctctcttttttttatttatttatgttcttTCGTTTGTGGTGTTGTAGCGCATCTTCTATTTTCAACATCTCCGACGCACGCTTGAGAAGTAAAACCctaaatataatagatatatatagcgCCCGTACGTCTTCTTCTATTTTCTCCGACGACGTTGCTTCATTCTTCACTGGTAAACTATCTAATTCCTCCGTCTGTGCCCTAATTctctcctctgcttctctctcgtttttttctttgtttttttttttttccgtctaTTGTGTAGCGAAATACTTGTACTGATTTCTCTGTCCATGCCTTGTTGCCATTTCTCTGTCTCGTTTTGTAAACTAGGACTCCCACTCACACGGCTTGGAGGAACCAAAGACACTCTCGATGGCAAATCTGGTAGCTTTATTTAACTGTAAgtctttcctttgttttgtctttgattgAGTGTATTTTCGGATCATGAATGATAATCTTTGATTGAGTCATGTGACAACAGGAGGGAGAATTCAGAGGAGTCCTAGGAATGATCTACAGAAGTTTGCCATTCTCTGTGGATTATGCCATAAGGTAATTTATGAATGTACATCAGAGGATCTTCCGGTGGTTGGAGGAATTCTTggaaaaaatgatatgattatgatcttattgccTTCACTTACAAGGATCTACAGAAGTTTGCCGTTCTCTGTGGATTATGCCATAAGGTAATTTATGGATGTTCTAACCAGAAGATTTGACTGAGTTATAAACTTGTTGCTATTTACTAAATTGATTGGATTgtggtttaatattttttttttctttttcaggtgGGTATTGAGTTGATTCCAAGGGACTTTTTTGACATGAATTCTCCAGCATCGTTACGGAAAACAGATGTGGTCTATCTGGTCCCAGTTCACAAGGTAATAGACAAGATTAAGGATATTTGAAACATGTTCTATGAAGATCTCGATTCTTTCTAATATGTTACTCAGCCATTGTTATTGATCAGACTTTTTATTCTAAATCTCTGCAGCAAACAGCATGTTCATCTCTGCTGATGGAACGCAACTTCTGAAGTCATCTAAAACAGCTTTATACAAAGGAAAGCTTGAAGATGCTATTGAACAAAGGTAATATTGTTTCTTTGTACATCGTAATACATAttgttgttttgtctcttttgttttttcctcttttagGCTCTTGCTAAACTTTTTACAGTTAACCAGGTCTGTATACTCAtactgttgttgtttgtttgcagtGACGGTGTAATGCGCGTGTATTGTCCATAACGAAACCAAAGGGTTGTTGCAAGCGCAATGTTCCTCTTCGGCAAGTAAGTTTCTCTCTCGAGTCTTTTTGTATGCTCTGTCTTCGTCCTGCGTTTAGTATATGATTAGAGATTGTGATTTACAGTTCTCACTCTCTTATCCTCTGTAACAGAGCACGCATGCTTCTAACAAACTCACACAATCTGATCACGCAGGATCATCTCTCCAAGAACCTCACACTTCTTATTTATAAACGATCATCTCTCCAAGAACCTCCTTACACTCAAACAGTCCCCACAAGTACTTACCCTGTAACAAGTGGTCCTTTTCATACCAATCAGTTCCCATGTGTCGTATTTTGTACCAAGAACGGTTTGGCCTGGATGCCATCCCGTTTGAGTTTCCCCCTTTGCACATTATTACCGGACCAATAGTTGCAACTGTGTTAGAGCCAACTGATATTGACACTTCAGGAGTAGAAGAATGAacgaaaaaggaagaagaagaaaaggaaaaaggcAAGCTAGATGTGGCTATCGCGAACGAAGTTATGGATTCTGTTAACCTTGTGAACAGTTCAGTGGCTCAACCCATTAAGCTTGGTTATAGCAGAGTTATCAGAGATAGCGAGGCTTCAAGGCCTGTAGCCTAAAACTCTTTCCAGAGATTGAGCCAATTCGATGAAATGAAAAACTCACAGATCTTTGCTGTTTCTTAATTAGGGACAGTATAAAGGTTAGCTTCTAATCTCTAGTTTAAACTGAATATTCAAAAACATGTATAGAGTCAGTGATATATGTATTGTAACGTGTTGATGTCTAAATTCGCAGGTAGATCTGTTATCAGTCAGGGGAAGCTGAGGCTTGTGATAGCCTTGAAATGGAGTCGGAATATGATTTGAATTTCTATACGGAAAGGTTGTGCAGAGGGAAAACCACCTAAGCATAACCTTTCAATCTTCATGTCTCACctgaattttatgaaaatacATCCTAAAAATGTTTATGGACCATATATGTTTGGTAAGccacaaaataatatttaagaaagcaaaacaagATGATCACCTGATGAAAcaatttgaagttttgaacaCTACAGAGTACAGACTATGGTCCTGACGACTAAAGCTAAGAAACATAGTCTTATTTAATTGCTATATTGGGCCCAAGTAATTGGTGTCTTATTGGGCTCAATAAAGCCCGTTATACACAACACAAAGTGCTAGGGTTTTGCAATCTCCCACAGGCTCTCACTATTAAATCTCAAATTTatcatccctctctctctctcagcatCATTATTCATCTCTCTCCGTTTGAAACTTCGTTTTTACagatctatgtttttttttttcgaatgtttttgtatgttttacgAATATAAGGCTCCATCTTTACCGAGTCAACAGCAGGCGTCGTTTTAATGGCGACCTGACTGCCGCTTGGAGCCCAGATCAAGCTTTATGCTTCTCATCACGATTGGAGTCAGTCTTTTAGATCTGATGTCTTTCCCCATGGCTTCCTCCAAATTTATAGCAGCTACATTTTTTTCCCCAAAGTCATACGAATGA from Camelina sativa cultivar DH55 chromosome 2, Cs, whole genome shotgun sequence includes the following:
- the LOC109124884 gene encoding cytochrome P450 89A2-like; its protein translation is MATWFLIIFVSLTLCFLLHLFLRRTTTNSLPLPPNPNLFPILGPFQWLRKGLGGLNSYLRSIHHRLGPIISLRIFSVPAIFVSDRSLTHKALVLHGAVFSDRPPALPTGKIITSNQHTISSGTYGATWRLLRRNLTSEILNPSRVKPYSNARRSVLGNLCDRIRSHGEEEKPIVVVDHLRYAMFSLLVLMCFGDKLEEEQIKRVEFVQRRELLTFSRFNILNVFPSFTKLFLRKRWEEFHQIRREHKDVLLPLIRSRRKMIDRSKDYVQSYVDTLLELELPEEKRKLNEDEIVSLCSEFLNAGTDTTATTLQWIMANLVKNQEIQEKLYKEIKGVLGEGEEEKEIEEEEMKKMPYLKAVVLEGLRLHPPGHLLLPHRVSEDTELGGYKVPKNGTINFNVAMIGRDPMEWDEPMEFKPERFIAEDVDVTGSRGIKMMPFGTGRRICPGIGLAMLHLEYVVVNMVKEFEWKQVEGDEVDLSEKMEFTVVMKYPLKARALPRVKKSLRPELMA
- the LOC104738706 gene encoding putative uncharacterized protein DDB_G0270496 isoform X2, which codes for MAGGSKRSKRARLNNDSESEDISDEENVKVKSVSEDYELSDEIEDDEVDSEEDNEGDSEDDDEGDSEEDDDEGDNKEDEDGESEEFEDGNDKESESGDEGSDDNKDAEMEELEKEYKELRSQEQDILRNLKRDKGEDAVKGQAVKNQKALWDKTLEFRFLLQKAFNSSNRLPQEPVRSSYCSEDENVSAAYTDLVASSKKTLDSLLELQEALLEKNPSVDLQQVNTSAESSKSDAEDSDEWQQIADLQKRMSVFRNKAVDKWQRRTQVTSGAAAIKGKLHAFNQNVSEQVASYMRDPSRMIKQMQQSRSTVAVFGTVPGESMEPNQEERQLEGDPELIEDAEFYQQLLKEFIETIDPASSEAAYYAMKKFQTKKRKVVDRRASKSRKIRYNVHEKIVNFMAPRPAKIPPNTADLLKNLFGLKTRNGLSEA
- the LOC104738706 gene encoding putative uncharacterized protein DDB_G0270496 isoform X1, which gives rise to MAGGSKRSKRARLNNDSESEDISDEENVKVKSVSEDYELSDEIEDDEVDSEEDNEGDSEDDDEGDSEEDDDEGDNKEDEDGESEEFEDGNDKESESGDEGSDDNKDAEMEELEKEYKELRSQEQDILRNLKRDKGEDAVKGQAVKNQKALWDKTLEFRFLLQKAFNSSNRLPQEPVRSSYCSEDENVSAAYTDLVASSKKTLDSLLELQEALLEKNPSVDLQQVNRTASAESSKSDAEDSDEWQQIADLQKRMSVFRNKAVDKWQRRTQVTSGAAAIKGKLHAFNQNVSEQVASYMRDPSRMIKQMQQSRSTVAVFGTVPGESMEPNQEERQLEGDPELIEDAEFYQQLLKEFIETIDPASSEAAYYAMKKFQTKKRKVVDRRASKSRKIRYNVHEKIVNFMAPRPAKIPPNTADLLKNLFGLKTRNGLSEA